Proteins from one Deinococcus actinosclerus genomic window:
- a CDS encoding ABC transporter permease, which yields MDGFIAQIFTTAFLATFIRSVVPLLLTALGGLFSERSGVVNIALEGLIIFGALAAAVSTQLLTPSLGQAAPWVGWLVGMLVGGLIAWIHAVLSIKYRADQVISGTAINLLATGVPAVLLTALYGVSNESPKVEYALPLWGAGELRFSPPVYFAFLAVAITWYVMYRTPYGLRLRATGEQPGAAASMGVNVRRMRYSAVILSGVLAGTAGAFLSIGNLDSYVRNISAGAGFIALAALIFGQWKPLGVLGATLLFGLLQALSIALGGQNLLPSTLVQALPYLITILALIFTGRSRAPKALGRPYDS from the coding sequence ATGGACGGCTTCATCGCTCAGATTTTCACCACGGCGTTCCTCGCCACCTTCATCCGTAGCGTCGTGCCGCTGCTCCTGACGGCACTGGGCGGCCTGTTCAGCGAACGCAGCGGCGTCGTGAACATCGCCCTGGAGGGTCTGATCATCTTCGGGGCGCTGGCGGCGGCCGTCAGCACGCAGCTGCTCACGCCCAGCCTGGGTCAGGCGGCCCCCTGGGTGGGCTGGCTGGTCGGCATGCTGGTCGGCGGGCTCATCGCCTGGATCCACGCGGTGCTCAGCATCAAGTACCGCGCCGACCAGGTCATCAGCGGCACCGCGATCAACCTGCTCGCGACCGGCGTGCCCGCCGTACTGCTGACCGCGCTCTACGGCGTGTCCAACGAGAGCCCCAAGGTCGAGTACGCGCTGCCGCTGTGGGGCGCCGGGGAGCTGCGCTTCTCGCCGCCGGTGTACTTCGCGTTCCTGGCGGTCGCCATCACCTGGTACGTGATGTACCGCACGCCGTACGGCCTGCGCCTGCGCGCCACGGGTGAGCAGCCCGGCGCCGCCGCCAGCATGGGCGTGAACGTGCGCCGCATGCGCTACAGCGCCGTGATTCTCTCCGGCGTGCTGGCCGGCACCGCCGGGGCGTTCCTGAGCATCGGCAACCTCGACTCGTACGTGCGTAACATCAGCGCCGGCGCGGGCTTCATCGCGCTGGCCGCGCTGATCTTCGGCCAGTGGAAACCGCTGGGGGTCCTGGGCGCCACGCTGCTGTTCGGACTGCTGCAGGCCCTGAGCATCGCGCTGGGCGGCCAGAACCTGCTGCCGAGCACGCTGGTCCAGGCCCTGCCGTACCTGATCACGATCCTGGCGCTGATCTTCACCGGCCGCAGCCGCGCGCCCAAGGCGCTGGGCCGCCCGTACGACAGCTGA
- a CDS encoding RodZ domain-containing protein translates to MTFGAALRQAREGMGLSVQDVALRTKIRGDYLRALEDGHLTALPERTFARSYLHRYARELGLDPQPLLADFDRVMPTPVSSRGPVPPVSRRTPPARRRLPVGALVGLALLVVAGGAGYLVSQRTQGAPAVSGATTGEPAPAAATRTVRLTVKVTPPGARVYLDNRDLGAAPVLAFPADARAQAELRVELAGREPLRQTVDVSRSRDLRVTLKPKGTPSVLSDAAQAQPRPTAAAPSGSAPAAAATPDKARAAATPPAQTGVKVTYSGPSWTRVTDGSGRIVFEGTPAAGTVKTFPKGITIRTGNAAAVKVSVDGAPGQPLGQSGQVVTRTF, encoded by the coding sequence ATGACGTTCGGCGCTGCTCTTCGACAGGCCCGCGAGGGCATGGGTCTCAGCGTGCAGGATGTGGCGCTGCGCACCAAGATCCGCGGGGATTACCTGCGCGCGCTCGAGGACGGGCACCTGACCGCGCTGCCGGAACGCACCTTCGCCCGCTCCTACCTCCACCGCTACGCGCGGGAACTGGGCCTCGATCCACAGCCGCTGCTGGCGGATTTCGACCGGGTGATGCCCACCCCGGTCAGTAGCAGAGGGCCGGTCCCGCCCGTCTCCCGCAGGACGCCACCCGCGCGGCGCCGCCTGCCGGTCGGGGCATTAGTGGGACTCGCCCTGCTGGTGGTGGCGGGCGGCGCCGGTTATCTGGTCAGCCAGCGCACCCAGGGTGCACCCGCCGTCAGTGGGGCCACGACCGGCGAACCGGCGCCCGCCGCGGCAACCCGCACGGTGCGCCTGACCGTGAAGGTGACCCCGCCGGGCGCGCGAGTGTACCTCGACAACCGGGACCTGGGCGCCGCGCCGGTTCTCGCCTTTCCTGCCGACGCGCGCGCGCAGGCCGAACTGCGGGTCGAACTCGCGGGGCGTGAACCCCTGCGGCAGACCGTGGATGTCAGCCGCAGCCGCGACCTGCGCGTGACCCTGAAGCCCAAGGGTACCCCCAGCGTCCTCAGCGACGCCGCTCAAGCCCAGCCCCGGCCCACCGCGGCGGCGCCCTCGGGCAGTGCGCCGGCGGCCGCCGCCACGCCGGATAAGGCCCGCGCGGCAGCCACCCCGCCCGCACAGACCGGCGTGAAGGTCACCTACAGCGGGCCCTCGTGGACGCGCGTGACCGATGGCAGCGGCCGGATCGTGTTCGAGGGTACGCCCGCGGCCGGGACCGTCAAGACCTTCCCGAAAGGAATCACGATCCGCACCGGCAACGCCGCGGCCGTGAAGGTCAGCGTGGACGGCGCCCCCGGGCAGCCCCTGGGCCAGTCCGGGCAGGTCGTGACCCGCACCTTCTGA
- a CDS encoding AI-2E family transporter, translated as MSRPSARPPAAPPQPNAFQYVWRSPWVRLLVFLVGFYVLYRFVGQIRTVLIDFAVAFLIAYLANPLLNWLERGRVRRGLGVFFVVLIFAALLSMAGLLLATVSGQLITLLQKLPDQIGSLGDVLDRVTSWLTDRGVPGLADSRERLITAAQDYVQNIGKNIVPILQNALSSTGTLLSGLVSIGGMVGQILLILLMSIYLMIDYSRVNAALLRVFPRPWQPRVQEFSDLVGTAVGGYVRGQLLIASFIGVFVWLGLTIVGIPSAAAIGFLAGAFNIVPYLGPIIGATPAILLALTLPGALIKIVLVIVVFVAANQIEGNFLSPYILSRTTDLHPITVLVAILIGASLLGFAGALLAVPLVALGKLMLQRYYYPSRVYTDGP; from the coding sequence GTGAGTCGTCCCTCTGCCCGTCCGCCTGCCGCGCCGCCCCAACCGAACGCCTTCCAGTACGTGTGGCGCAGCCCCTGGGTGCGTCTGCTCGTCTTCCTCGTAGGGTTCTACGTCCTGTACCGCTTCGTGGGTCAGATCAGGACCGTCCTGATCGACTTCGCGGTGGCGTTCCTGATCGCCTACCTGGCCAATCCGCTGCTGAACTGGCTGGAACGCGGACGGGTACGGCGCGGGCTGGGGGTCTTCTTCGTGGTGCTGATCTTCGCGGCGCTGCTCAGCATGGCCGGGCTGCTGCTCGCCACGGTGTCCGGGCAGCTGATCACGCTGCTCCAGAAACTGCCCGACCAGATCGGCTCGCTGGGCGACGTGCTCGACCGCGTGACGTCCTGGCTGACGGACCGTGGCGTCCCGGGCCTGGCCGACTCGCGCGAGCGGCTGATCACGGCGGCGCAGGACTACGTGCAGAACATCGGCAAGAACATCGTCCCGATCCTGCAGAACGCGCTGTCCTCGACCGGCACGCTGCTCAGCGGTCTGGTGTCCATCGGGGGCATGGTGGGGCAGATCCTGCTTATCCTGCTAATGAGCATCTACCTGATGATCGACTACAGCCGCGTGAACGCCGCGCTGCTGCGGGTCTTCCCGCGTCCCTGGCAGCCGCGCGTGCAGGAGTTCAGCGATCTGGTCGGCACGGCAGTCGGCGGGTACGTCCGTGGTCAGCTGCTGATCGCGTCCTTTATCGGCGTGTTCGTGTGGCTGGGCCTGACCATCGTGGGGATTCCCAGCGCCGCCGCCATCGGGTTCCTGGCCGGGGCGTTCAACATCGTGCCGTACCTGGGGCCGATCATCGGCGCCACGCCGGCGATCCTGCTGGCCCTGACCCTGCCGGGCGCGCTCATCAAGATCGTCCTGGTGATCGTGGTGTTCGTGGCGGCCAACCAGATCGAGGGGAATTTCCTCAGTCCGTACATCCTGAGCCGCACCACGGACCTGCACCCCATCACGGTACTTGTCGCCATCCTGATCGGCGCGTCCCTGCTGGGCTTTGCGGGGGCGCTGCTCGCCGTGCCGCTGGTGGCCCTGGGCAAGCTGATGCTTCAGCGCTACTACTACCCCAGCCGCGTGTATACCGACGGCCCCTGA
- the rplQ gene encoding 50S ribosomal protein L17, which translates to MRHGKAGRKLNRNSSARTALARAQATALLREGRIQTTLTKAKELRPFVEKLITTAKGGDLHARRLVAQDIHDNAVLRKVMDEVAPKYAERPGGYTRILRVGTRRGDGVTMALIELV; encoded by the coding sequence ATGCGTCACGGTAAAGCCGGTCGCAAGCTCAACCGCAACAGCAGCGCCCGCACCGCCCTGGCCCGCGCCCAGGCGACGGCCCTGCTGCGCGAGGGCCGCATCCAGACGACCCTCACGAAGGCCAAGGAGCTGCGCCCCTTCGTCGAGAAACTGATCACCACCGCCAAGGGCGGCGATCTGCACGCCCGCCGTCTCGTCGCCCAGGACATCCACGACAACGCCGTGCTGCGTAAAGTCATGGACGAAGTGGCCCCCAAGTACGCCGAGCGTCCCGGTGGCTACACCCGCATCCTGCGCGTGGGCACCCGCCGCGGTGACGGCGTCACCATGGCCCTGATCGAACTGGTCTGA
- a CDS encoding DNA-directed RNA polymerase subunit alpha: MDQKRPQLKARVDGDYGEFVLEPLTRGYGVTIGNPIRRILMSSIPGTAVTSVYIEDVLHEFSTIPGVKEDVIQIILNLKELVVKFHATGPKTLTLRAQGEGVVKASAFEVPSDAEIVNPDLVIANLAEDGKLVMEVRIEEGEGYVPADKHATKDRINSIPVDAMFSPVRRVAYHVENTRVGQQTDLDRLILRVWTDGSTSPQDTLDKAVEILRDELTVFGNVETLPAAAPEYQQPVYTPAPTAPNVYDLPPSTASLNLNPGDYPAEMDSPRVTLEGLGLTTRVLHSLKEEGIDSVDALCALSDRDLKKVPGIGERSLDEIKQQLAQFGLALRD, from the coding sequence GTGGATCAAAAGCGCCCTCAACTCAAGGCCCGTGTGGACGGCGACTACGGCGAGTTCGTCCTGGAACCGCTCACCCGCGGCTACGGCGTCACCATCGGGAACCCCATCCGGCGCATCCTGATGTCCTCCATCCCCGGTACCGCTGTGACCAGTGTGTACATTGAGGACGTCCTGCACGAGTTCTCCACCATCCCCGGCGTCAAGGAAGACGTCATCCAGATCATCCTGAACCTCAAGGAACTCGTGGTGAAATTCCACGCGACCGGCCCCAAGACCCTCACCCTGCGCGCGCAGGGCGAAGGCGTCGTCAAGGCCAGCGCCTTCGAGGTTCCCAGCGACGCCGAGATCGTCAACCCCGACCTGGTCATCGCCAACCTCGCCGAGGACGGCAAACTGGTCATGGAAGTGCGGATCGAGGAAGGCGAAGGCTACGTCCCCGCGGACAAGCACGCCACCAAGGACCGCATCAACTCGATCCCCGTCGACGCGATGTTCTCCCCCGTGCGCCGCGTGGCGTACCACGTCGAGAACACCCGCGTGGGCCAGCAGACTGACCTGGACCGCCTGATCCTGCGCGTCTGGACCGACGGCAGCACCAGCCCCCAGGACACCCTGGACAAGGCTGTTGAAATCCTGCGTGATGAACTCACGGTGTTCGGCAACGTGGAGACCCTCCCCGCCGCCGCGCCCGAGTATCAGCAGCCCGTCTACACCCCCGCGCCCACCGCGCCGAACGTGTACGACCTGCCGCCCAGCACCGCCAGCCTGAACCTGAACCCCGGCGACTACCCCGCCGAGATGGACTCGCCCCGCGTGACCCTCGAGGGTCTGGGCCTCACCACCCGCGTGCTGCACTCCCTGAAGGAAGAAGGCATCGACAGCGTGGACGCCCTGTGTGCTCTGTCCGACCGTGACCTGAAGAAGGTCCCCGGCATCGGTGAGCGCAGCCTCGACGAGATCAAGCAGCAACTCGCCCAGTTCGGCCTCGCCCTGCGCGACTGA
- the rpsD gene encoding 30S ribosomal protein S4: MGRFRGSITKLSRREGINLAETEKVQKYLDKRPYAPGQHGQRRGRGRPSDYSVRLREKQKLARLYGIGEKQFRNLFEEAANVPGVTGTVFLQLLERRLDNVVFRMGFASTRRQARQFVGHGHILVNGKKVDIASYRVKIGDEISVSDLGRKIGFIQENMEAQKRRRVSPWVELDAENFKGTFSRLPAREDLALPINENFIIEYYSR, translated from the coding sequence ATGGGTCGTTTCCGTGGATCGATTACCAAACTCAGCCGCCGCGAAGGCATCAACCTCGCGGAGACCGAAAAAGTCCAGAAGTACCTGGACAAGCGCCCCTACGCGCCCGGCCAGCACGGCCAGCGCCGTGGCCGCGGCCGCCCCAGCGACTACAGCGTGCGTCTGCGCGAAAAGCAGAAACTCGCCCGCCTGTACGGCATCGGGGAAAAGCAGTTCCGTAACCTCTTCGAGGAAGCGGCCAACGTTCCCGGCGTGACCGGCACCGTGTTCCTGCAGCTGCTCGAACGCCGCCTGGACAACGTCGTCTTCCGCATGGGCTTCGCGAGCACCCGCCGCCAGGCCCGCCAGTTCGTCGGCCACGGCCACATCCTGGTCAACGGCAAGAAGGTCGACATCGCCAGCTACCGCGTCAAGATCGGCGACGAGATCAGCGTGTCCGACCTGGGCCGCAAGATCGGCTTCATCCAGGAAAACATGGAAGCGCAGAAGCGCCGCCGCGTGAGCCCCTGGGTCGAACTGGACGCCGAGAACTTCAAGGGCACCTTCTCCCGCCTCCCCGCGCGTGAAGACCTCGCCCTCCCCATTAACGAGAACTTCATCATCGAGTACTACTCGCGCTAA
- the rpsK gene encoding 30S ribosomal protein S11 yields MAKSTKGKTPRRARRNISAGRAYVHASYNNTIVTITDLDGNSVAWSSGGTIGYKGSKKGTPYAAQLAAADAVKKAQQTFGMNIVDVIVRGSGSGREQAIRAIQASGIEVKSIMDDTPVPHNGCRPKKKFRA; encoded by the coding sequence ATGGCGAAGAGCACCAAAGGCAAGACCCCGCGCCGCGCCCGGCGCAACATCAGCGCTGGCCGCGCGTACGTGCACGCCAGCTACAACAACACCATCGTCACCATCACCGACCTCGACGGCAACAGCGTTGCCTGGAGCAGCGGCGGGACGATCGGTTACAAGGGCAGCAAGAAGGGCACGCCCTACGCCGCCCAGCTGGCCGCCGCTGACGCCGTCAAGAAGGCCCAGCAGACCTTCGGCATGAACATTGTCGACGTGATCGTGCGCGGCAGCGGCTCCGGCCGTGAGCAGGCCATCCGCGCCATCCAGGCGTCGGGCATCGAAGTGAAGTCCATCATGGACGACACCCCCGTGCCGCACAACGGCTGCCGCCCCAAGAAGAAGTTCCGCGCTTAA
- the rpsM gene encoding 30S ribosomal protein S13, whose product MARIAGVDLPREKRVEIALTYIYGIGLTRSKEVLERTGINPDTRVKNLSEGEQSTLREAIEKTYKVEGDLRSEVGQNIKRLMDIGAYRGLRHRRGLPVRGQRTKTNARTRKGPRKTVAGKKKATRK is encoded by the coding sequence ATGGCGCGTATTGCTGGCGTTGACCTGCCCCGCGAAAAGCGCGTCGAAATCGCGCTCACCTACATCTACGGCATCGGCCTGACCCGCAGCAAAGAAGTTCTGGAGCGCACCGGCATCAACCCGGACACCCGCGTCAAGAACCTCAGCGAAGGCGAGCAGAGCACCCTGCGTGAAGCCATCGAGAAGACCTACAAGGTCGAAGGTGACCTCCGCAGCGAAGTCGGCCAGAACATCAAGCGCCTGATGGACATCGGCGCCTACCGCGGCCTGCGTCACCGCCGCGGTCTGCCCGTGCGCGGCCAGCGCACCAAGACGAACGCGCGCACCCGCAAGGGCCCCCGCAAGACCGTCGCCGGCAAGAAAAAGGCCACGAGGAAGTAA
- the rpmJ gene encoding 50S ribosomal protein L36 — translation MKVRSSVKKMCDNCKVIRRHGRVLVICSNVKHKQRQG, via the coding sequence ATGAAAGTTCGTAGCAGTGTCAAAAAGATGTGCGACAACTGCAAAGTGATCCGCCGCCATGGTCGCGTGCTGGTCATTTGCTCCAACGTCAAGCACAAGCAGAGGCAGGGTTAA
- the infA gene encoding translation initiation factor IF-1 — translation MPEQREKRKKEESDTVRAEGVVEEALPNTTFRVKLDTGHDILAYISGKMRIHYIRILPGDRVVLEISPYDTTRGRIVYRK, via the coding sequence ATGCCGGAACAGCGGGAAAAGCGTAAGAAGGAAGAGTCCGATACCGTGCGGGCCGAGGGCGTGGTTGAAGAGGCGCTGCCAAACACCACGTTCCGCGTGAAGCTCGACACCGGGCACGACATCCTGGCTTACATCAGCGGCAAGATGCGCATCCACTACATCCGCATCCTGCCCGGGGACCGTGTGGTTCTGGAAATCAGTCCCTACGACACGACGCGCGGACGCATCGTCTACCGCAAGTAA
- a CDS encoding PadR family transcriptional regulator has product MPDATLGPSAFIVLGFLNHAGPATAYDLKRWADESVGFFWTFPRSQLYAEPQRLVTLGLLTETQEDAGRRRRLFQITDAGRDALEAWRRSPAGLPELRDPGLLRMFFTPEDDHAALRDLAAGQLRQHRERLDTYHAMMQADPCALPDRPPFTRTLRMGELYEQACLNFWQEVLDGLRPE; this is encoded by the coding sequence ATGCCGGACGCAACCCTGGGCCCCTCCGCGTTCATCGTGCTGGGCTTCCTGAATCACGCGGGACCCGCCACCGCCTACGACCTCAAACGCTGGGCGGACGAGTCGGTGGGCTTCTTCTGGACCTTCCCCCGGTCGCAGCTGTACGCCGAACCGCAGCGTCTCGTCACGCTTGGCCTGCTTACCGAGACCCAGGAGGACGCGGGCCGCCGCCGCCGCCTCTTCCAGATCACCGACGCGGGCCGCGACGCGCTGGAGGCGTGGCGCCGCAGTCCCGCCGGGCTGCCGGAGCTGCGCGACCCGGGGCTGCTGCGGATGTTCTTCACGCCTGAAGACGATCACGCCGCCCTGCGCGACCTGGCCGCCGGGCAGCTGCGCCAGCACCGGGAGCGGCTGGACACCTACCACGCCATGATGCAGGCCGATCCCTGCGCGCTGCCCGACCGACCCCCCTTCACGCGCACCCTGCGGATGGGCGAACTGTACGAGCAGGCCTGCCTGAACTTCTGGCAGGAGGTCCTCGACGGCCTGCGTCCGGAATAG
- a CDS encoding DUF4188 domain-containing protein translates to MTRSATTIPDHRPVRLTAELDGPFAVFLIGARLNQPWNVPAWLPVFRAMPRMLRELQAQPELGLLGGQTHGTTLIQYWRSAEHLQAYAHARDHAHLPAWRAFNQAARRHPGAVGIWHETYLIQPGGYETMYVDMPPFGLGRAGTLLPATGRRQSAQGRLSSPHTAAGTGT, encoded by the coding sequence ATGACCCGCAGCGCCACGACCATCCCCGACCACCGCCCGGTCCGCCTGACCGCCGAACTGGACGGCCCCTTCGCCGTCTTCCTGATCGGGGCGCGCCTGAACCAGCCCTGGAACGTTCCCGCGTGGCTCCCGGTGTTCCGGGCCATGCCCCGCATGCTGCGCGAACTCCAGGCGCAGCCCGAGCTGGGGCTGCTGGGCGGCCAGACCCACGGCACCACCCTGATCCAGTACTGGCGCAGCGCCGAGCACCTCCAGGCCTACGCGCACGCCCGCGACCACGCCCACCTCCCCGCGTGGCGGGCCTTCAACCAGGCGGCGCGGCGGCATCCCGGCGCGGTCGGCATCTGGCACGAGACCTACCTGATCCAGCCCGGCGGGTACGAGACCATGTACGTGGATATGCCCCCCTTCGGCCTGGGCCGCGCCGGCACCCTGCTTCCCGCCACCGGACGTCGCCAGAGTGCCCAGGGCCGACTGAGCAGCCCCCACACTGCAGCAGGCACCGGCACCTGA
- a CDS encoding EAL domain-containing protein, with product MDHPESPCPASSGADPRLEVDRLNDEADALLMTSMQQSQDLALQALNLAGPLGYGTGEARARMLRGYGHYYLSEYQEALAQFGQSEALAARLGEVVTQARAVNGQAITLVTLGQYGAGMDRHLHGLQLGQASGDRVAQARTLNNIGNLYLDLRDYESALAYHQDSLALAREIGHDLMVSSASINAALDTHYLGRFEAALALNRETLRRAQAQGYRQHEFLLRANMAANLLGLGRPGEALEQAQQAARGSQALGDRENLCDALVLRGQALLALGDGTARAALEQAVTLADELGVIFRQIEAHQALSNLLETEGDVAGALRSARVTAELERQALTELLQRRTQVTATQMKLEQLAHRAEQERVRSAQLSSANVALQEAQARLAHQARHDALTGLLNRAAFEAELQRAVTAQARVGVLFIDLDHFKQVNDSLGHDTGDQLLVQIAERLRGAVREGDLVARQGGDEFTVLLRGVRAHEEAELAAQRLLGALSAPVTLATRTLTVTASIGVAVFPDDGQDVRTLQKNADLAMYLAKQDRHAVRRFHTTLGESALERLELEQALQGALTREEFCLHYQPIVDAAGGEVRALEALLRWRHPQLGLVPPGRFIPLIEGTELIVTLGAWVLREAARQLQVWRRERPALRVSVNVAPRQLAQPNFAAVVQAALDEFGLDAEALILEVTEGAVLGQDGEAHVARVAELGLPLALDDFGTGYSSISRLHRLPARWLKIDRSLIQDQDALPPARSSRPIVRALITFAHEAGVQVVAEGVERPEQWRDLRGWGCDLIQGFHVARPAAPEELTWGPWRVPSVETD from the coding sequence GTGGATCATCCCGAATCCCCCTGTCCTGCTTCCTCCGGCGCCGACCCGCGCCTGGAGGTGGATCGCCTGAACGACGAGGCCGACGCGCTGCTCATGACGTCCATGCAGCAGTCGCAGGACCTGGCGCTCCAGGCGCTGAATCTGGCGGGCCCGCTGGGGTACGGGACGGGCGAGGCGCGCGCGCGGATGCTGCGGGGCTACGGGCACTACTACCTGTCGGAATACCAGGAGGCGCTGGCGCAGTTCGGGCAGAGCGAGGCGCTGGCCGCCCGGCTCGGGGAGGTCGTCACGCAGGCCCGCGCGGTGAACGGGCAGGCGATCACGCTGGTCACGCTGGGGCAGTACGGGGCGGGGATGGACCGCCACCTGCACGGGTTGCAGCTGGGTCAGGCGAGCGGTGACCGGGTGGCGCAGGCGCGCACGCTGAACAACATCGGGAACCTGTACCTGGACCTGCGGGACTACGAGTCGGCGCTGGCCTACCATCAGGATTCGCTGGCCCTGGCACGGGAGATCGGGCATGACCTGATGGTGTCCAGCGCGTCGATCAACGCCGCGCTGGACACCCACTACCTCGGCCGGTTCGAGGCCGCCCTGGCCCTGAACCGCGAGACGCTGAGGCGCGCGCAGGCGCAGGGCTACCGGCAGCACGAGTTCCTGCTGCGGGCGAACATGGCCGCGAACCTGCTCGGGCTGGGCCGCCCCGGGGAGGCGCTGGAGCAGGCGCAGCAGGCGGCGCGCGGCTCGCAGGCCCTCGGTGACCGCGAGAACCTCTGCGACGCGCTGGTCCTGCGCGGGCAGGCGCTGCTCGCGCTGGGGGACGGCACTGCGCGCGCCGCGCTGGAGCAGGCCGTGACCCTGGCGGACGAGCTGGGCGTGATCTTCCGGCAGATCGAGGCGCATCAGGCGCTGTCGAACCTGCTGGAAACCGAGGGCGACGTAGCCGGGGCGCTGCGCTCGGCGCGGGTGACCGCCGAACTGGAGCGGCAGGCCCTGACCGAGCTGCTCCAGCGGCGCACGCAGGTCACCGCCACGCAGATGAAACTCGAACAGCTCGCGCACCGGGCCGAGCAGGAACGCGTGCGCAGCGCGCAGCTGAGCAGCGCGAACGTGGCGCTACAGGAGGCGCAGGCCCGGCTGGCGCATCAGGCGCGGCACGACGCACTGACCGGACTGCTCAACCGCGCGGCGTTCGAGGCGGAGCTGCAGCGGGCCGTCACGGCGCAGGCGCGGGTGGGCGTGCTGTTCATCGATCTCGATCACTTCAAGCAGGTCAACGACTCGCTCGGGCACGACACCGGCGACCAGCTGCTCGTGCAGATCGCCGAGCGGCTGCGCGGCGCGGTGCGTGAGGGCGATCTGGTGGCGCGTCAGGGCGGGGACGAGTTCACGGTGCTGCTGCGGGGCGTGCGGGCGCACGAGGAGGCCGAACTGGCCGCGCAGCGCCTGCTGGGTGCCCTGTCCGCTCCGGTGACGCTGGCGACGCGGACGCTGACCGTCACCGCGTCGATCGGGGTGGCGGTCTTCCCGGACGACGGTCAGGACGTCCGCACGCTGCAGAAGAACGCGGATCTGGCGATGTACCTCGCCAAGCAGGACCGGCACGCGGTGCGGCGCTTTCACACCACGCTGGGCGAGTCCGCGCTGGAACGCCTGGAACTGGAGCAGGCGCTTCAGGGCGCGCTGACCCGCGAGGAGTTCTGCCTGCACTACCAGCCCATCGTGGACGCCGCGGGCGGCGAGGTGCGCGCGCTGGAGGCCCTGCTGCGCTGGCGGCATCCGCAGCTGGGGCTGGTGCCCCCCGGGCGGTTCATTCCGCTGATCGAGGGCACGGAGCTGATCGTGACGCTGGGCGCGTGGGTGCTGCGCGAGGCGGCGCGGCAGCTGCAGGTGTGGCGGCGGGAACGCCCGGCGCTGCGCGTGTCGGTGAACGTGGCGCCGCGTCAGCTGGCGCAGCCGAATTTCGCGGCGGTGGTGCAGGCCGCCCTGGACGAGTTCGGTCTGGACGCCGAGGCCCTGATCCTGGAGGTGACGGAGGGCGCGGTGCTGGGCCAGGACGGCGAGGCGCACGTGGCGCGCGTGGCGGAACTGGGCCTGCCGCTGGCGCTCGACGATTTCGGCACCGGGTACTCCAGCATCAGTCGCCTGCACCGCCTCCCGGCGCGCTGGCTGAAGATCGACCGGTCGCTCATTCAGGATCAGGACGCGCTCCCCCCGGCGCGGTCCTCGCGGCCGATCGTGCGGGCGCTGATCACCTTCGCCCACGAGGCGGGCGTGCAGGTGGTCGCCGAGGGCGTCGAGCGGCCCGAGCAGTGGCGGGACCTGCGCGGGTGGGGCTGCGACCTGATCCAGGGGTTCCACGTGGCGCGCCCGGCCGCTCCGGAGGAGCTGACGTGGGGCCCGTGGCGTGTGCCGTCAGTCGAGACGGACTGA